From the genome of Pseudomonadota bacterium:
TTTATCGTCCAGCTGCCGATCTCATGGTCGTCAGAAAGTCTCGATAATTACGTATCCGCGGTTTCCCCTGAATAGATTTGAGGCCCATCCTGATAAGCCGGCTTAGCCGGAACCAAAAAAGGCGCAGGTTAATTGTGGGGACATGACCTTAATTATTGATGGTTTTCAATAATTAAGTATCCTGTCCCCATAATTACCCTGTCCCCATAATTACCTAATTACATAATTAATATTAAGTTTGTAATTGAATGTTAAAAAAAATCACTATATTTCTCTTTGTCCTCTTGCTGGCCGGCCTTATTGTGGCGGCGGCAACCGTAATCGGGGTCTATTTTTATTTTGCCAGTGATCTGCCCAGGATTACTTCCCTGAGAGATTATCGGCCGGCCACTATTACCGAGATTTACGCGGATGGCGGTGAATTGATTGGTCAGTACTATCTGGAGAAGCGTAAGATAATTCCGGTTGAAGAGATTCCGGACCTGCTGAAAAAAGCCTTTATTGCCAGTGAAGATGCCCGTTTTTACGAACACCAGGGACTGGATTTTCCGGGAATTTTGCGGGCCTTGATCAAAAATATCGCCGCCGGCAGGATAGTCCAGGGCGGCAGTACCATTACCCAGCAGGTGACCAAATCCCTGCTTTTATCGCCAGAAAGGAAATACAAGCGTAAAATTAAAGAAGCGATATTGGCTTACCGGATAGAAAAGTATCTCAGTAAAGATGAAATTCTTTTCCTTTATTTGAACCAGATATATCTTGGGCATGGAGCCTATGGGGTTGAAATCGCTTCCAGAACCTATTTCGGCAAGAAAACCAGGAATCTCAACCTGGCGGAAATGACCCTGCTGGCCGGATTGCCCAAGGCCCCCAACCGTTATTCCCCTATTGCCCATCCCGATAGGGCTGCCCGGCGACAGCGCTATGTTCTCGGCCGGATGGTGGCTGAGGGATATATTTCCGATGCAGAGGCGGAAGCCGCAGCCGCAACTCCAATTCATATTGATACACCACCGGCCCCATTTGCCTTGACCTCTTATTTTACTGAGCATGTCCGCCGGTACCTGGATAAGAAGTATGGTTATGACATGCTCTATCGTCAAGGCCTGCAGGTTTATACCACGGTTCGTGTGCCGGATCAGCAGGCAGCCCGTAAGGCTATAGATGTGGGGCTTCGGGCCCTGGATAAACGGCAGGGATATCGTGGACCATTGGAATCCGTGATCCCTGACCGGTTTGCGGATTTTGAAAAACAACTGGAAGAAGAAAACGGTCCGGCTTCATCTCTGACAATTGATCAGCGGGTAAAAGCCCTGGTAAAACGAGTGGATGATGAACATTTAAAAGTGACGCTGTCTTTGGGTCAGGTATCGGCGGTCATGCTGCCGGATGATTACAAGTGGGCCAAAAGACCGGCTGCCGATGGCACGATTTTCCCCCGGTTAACCTTCAAGAATAAAAAACCTGCTGAAACTTTTCGGCCTGGCGATGTGGTGAGGGCCAGGATCAGTTCAATCACAAAATCCGGTCCGGCTGCCGGGATTCGCCTGCAACTTGA
Proteins encoded in this window:
- a CDS encoding PBP1A family penicillin-binding protein, producing the protein MLKKITIFLFVLLLAGLIVAAATVIGVYFYFASDLPRITSLRDYRPATITEIYADGGELIGQYYLEKRKIIPVEEIPDLLKKAFIASEDARFYEHQGLDFPGILRALIKNIAAGRIVQGGSTITQQVTKSLLLSPERKYKRKIKEAILAYRIEKYLSKDEILFLYLNQIYLGHGAYGVEIASRTYFGKKTRNLNLAEMTLLAGLPKAPNRYSPIAHPDRAARRQRYVLGRMVAEGYISDAEAEAAAATPIHIDTPPAPFALTSYFTEHVRRYLDKKYGYDMLYRQGLQVYTTVRVPDQQAARKAIDVGLRALDKRQGYRGPLESVIPDRFADFEKQLEEENGPASSLTIDQRVKALVKRVDDEHLKVTLSLGQVSAVMLPDDYKWAKRPAADGTIFPRLTFKNKKPAETFRPGDVVRARISSITKSGPAAGIRLQLDQEPLVQGALVALDPQSGMVRALVGGKSYAESEFNRAIQSRRSPGSAFKPIIYAAGLDHGLTPASIFLDNPIIYQNNDDWDQVWKPRNYEQKFYGPTSLRQALVHSRNLVTIKILRKIGIHYVINYAKKLGITSPLNADLTLALGSSGVSLMELTRAYAVFDNGGRRAGPIYVKRIENRDGEILEDNEPFWGLSVAGDAGDSDSAAGEQGSVFGKQVISPQTAYLMTSLMESVVQQGTGRRARVLKRPLAGKTGTTNDYYDAWFIGYSPQLTTGVWVGFDDLKPLGKHETGSRAACPIWIDFMRQALKSFPKSTFPVPAGIVFAKIDEKTGLLATPQTEKVIFECFKEGSEPKEFTRSISPHQLEENLFQDFPAGQAAPRTN